The following coding sequences are from one Salvia hispanica cultivar TCC Black 2014 chromosome 3, UniMelb_Shisp_WGS_1.0, whole genome shotgun sequence window:
- the LOC125216509 gene encoding uncharacterized protein LOC125216509 translates to MAPNSDTTFLQGYTKSNNNNNVIQKPSKLSMETLQRTISDISFELMSQEALTGSEKATLPLPPISEVEDAKCECCGMSEECTPQYVKKVRGTYGQMICGLCSEAVKEEMEKNGGKREEAMRAHVSACARFNRLGRAYPVLCQAEAMRDILRKNRAKSLSPRDKGGANQTVRGGIARSSSCIPAITKEINHRNKA, encoded by the coding sequence ATGGCACCCAATAGTGACACCACCTTTCTCCAAGGTTACACTAAgagcaacaacaacaacaacgtCATCCAGAAGCCTTCGAAGCTCTCGATGGAAACCCTCCAACGCACAATCTCAGACATCTCGTTCGAGCTCATGAGCCAGGAAGCCCTAACAGGCTCAGAGAAGGCTACTTTGCCCTTGCCCCCCATCTCGGAGGTCGAGGACGCAAAGTGTGAGTGTTGTGGGATGTCAGAGGAGTGCACCCCACAGTACGTGAAGAAAGTGCGCGGGACCTATGGCCAGATGATATGCGGGCTCTGCTCAGAGGCCGTGAAGGAGGAGATGGAGAAAAACGGAGGGAAAAGGGAGGAGGCCATGCGTGCGCATGTGAGCGCATGTGCTAGGTTTAACCGCCTAGGCAGAGCATACCCAGTGCTCTGCCAGGCGGAGGCCATGAGAGACATTTTGAGGAAAAATAGGGCAAAATCACTTAGCCCTAGAGATAAAGGAGGTGCGAATCAAACGGTTAGAGGAGGAATTGCTAGGAGTTCGAGCTGCATACCTGCAATTACTAAGGAGATTAATCATCGCAACAAGgcgtaa